A stretch of Burkholderia sp. HI2500 DNA encodes these proteins:
- a CDS encoding DUF421 domain-containing protein: MDVVVGLFGQGRMLDPGQMVLRAIVVFAIALVLIRIAGRRAFGQRSPFDYVVGILLGAILSRAVVGASPFVATVAASLAIALLHRVIGWACVRSRRLERLLVGAEREVYRNGRFDDAQMRAALITPTDVHESVRQALGADDLSDVDAAILERNGHVSIVRRSRCRRP, from the coding sequence GGACGTCGTCGTCGGGCTGTTCGGACAGGGCCGGATGCTCGACCCCGGGCAGATGGTGCTGCGGGCGATCGTCGTGTTCGCGATCGCGCTGGTGCTGATCCGCATCGCCGGGCGGCGCGCGTTCGGCCAGCGTTCGCCGTTCGACTACGTGGTCGGCATCCTGCTCGGCGCGATCCTGAGCCGCGCGGTGGTCGGTGCGTCGCCGTTCGTCGCGACGGTGGCCGCGTCGCTCGCGATCGCGCTGCTGCATCGCGTGATCGGCTGGGCCTGCGTACGCTCGCGCCGGCTCGAGCGGCTGTTGGTCGGCGCAGAGCGCGAGGTGTATCGCAACGGCCGCTTCGACGACGCGCAGATGCGCGCGGCGCTGATCACGCCGACGGACGTCCATGAGAGCGTGCGTCAGGCGCTCGGCGCGGACGACCTGTCGGACGTCGACGCGGCGATCCTGGAGCGCAACGGCCACGTCAGCATCGTGCGGCGCAGCCGTTGCCGAAGGCCCTGA
- the ku gene encoding non-homologous end joining protein Ku, whose translation MTRMIWKGAISFGLVHVPVQLFPATRTVKPSFRLLDKRSMDPVGYRQVNKRTGKEVTREDIVRGYEYEKERYVVLTDDEIRAANPESTQTVDIVTFVDEDAVSFLYLDTPYYLVPDRKGEKVYALLRDALKDSGKIGIAHVVMRDRQHLGALIPVGPLLALDTLRWQEELRPLDELSVPADDAKRAGVSARELAMAKKLIDDMSGSWTPDEYHDTFRDDILELVERKVRAGRIEEIEDRPAQTARTATNVVDLTELLKRSLKGGGGARAARADDDEEARAPSPSPSTGARRKPAAKTSAKGTAKAPAKRAAAKHGATGTHAAKKAAVRRKHAA comes from the coding sequence ATGACACGCATGATCTGGAAAGGCGCGATCAGCTTCGGGCTCGTTCACGTGCCCGTGCAGCTGTTCCCGGCCACGCGCACCGTGAAGCCGTCGTTCCGGCTGCTCGACAAGCGCTCGATGGACCCGGTCGGCTATCGGCAGGTCAACAAGCGCACCGGCAAGGAAGTCACGCGCGAGGACATCGTGCGCGGCTACGAGTACGAGAAGGAGCGCTATGTCGTGCTGACCGACGACGAGATCCGCGCGGCGAACCCCGAGTCGACGCAGACCGTCGACATCGTCACGTTCGTCGACGAGGATGCCGTGTCGTTCCTGTATCTCGACACACCGTACTACCTCGTGCCCGACCGCAAGGGCGAGAAGGTCTATGCGCTGCTGCGCGACGCGCTGAAGGACAGCGGCAAGATCGGCATCGCGCACGTCGTGATGCGCGACCGCCAGCATCTCGGCGCGCTGATTCCGGTCGGGCCGCTGCTCGCGCTCGATACGCTGCGCTGGCAGGAGGAACTGCGGCCGCTGGACGAACTGTCGGTGCCGGCCGACGACGCGAAGCGCGCGGGCGTCAGTGCGCGCGAACTCGCGATGGCGAAGAAGCTGATCGACGACATGTCGGGCTCCTGGACGCCCGACGAGTATCACGACACGTTCCGCGACGACATCCTCGAGCTGGTCGAGCGCAAGGTGCGCGCGGGCCGCATCGAGGAAATCGAGGACCGGCCCGCGCAGACGGCGCGCACGGCGACCAACGTGGTCGATCTCACCGAGCTGCTCAAGCGCAGCCTGAAGGGCGGCGGTGGTGCGCGTGCCGCGCGCGCGGACGACGACGAGGAGGCCCGTGCGCCTTCGCCTTCGCCATCGACGGGCGCGCGGCGCAAGCCGGCGGCGAAAACGTCCGCGAAAGGCACGGCGAAGGCACCGGCGAAGCGCGCGGCCGCGAAGCACGGCGCGACCGGCACGCACGCGGCGAAGAAGGCCGCCGTGCGCCGCAAGCACGCCGCGTGA
- the ligD gene encoding DNA ligase D — translation MAGKLEPYRSKRRFDATPEPEGAHGRRRAHADADAQKAQKAHHARPAARSARPLRFVIQEHHARRLHYDFRLELDGTLKSWAVPKGPSIDPSVKRLAVHVEDHPLEYASFEGEIPAGHYGAGSVTVWDEGTWTPDGGIARARDGYRAGKLTFRLDGTKLHGGWALVRSGRQQGRQEQWLLIKERDDDARDAASFDVVAQQPGSVHVGRTKAARKAPARPPHDGGARTTAIDPSQVEGAVRAALPERVTPQLATLVDAPPAHHDWRYEVKFDGYRILARIAGGGARRHVTLMTREGRDWTAKLRMQRDALAALEVGNAWLDGEAVVLGEHGLPDFQALQNALGAGRSDAVTLFVFDLPFVDGYDLRDAPLAARRALLEPLLAGSDPARLRYSPDLGDDVASLIASACDTGLEGLIGKRADSRYRGGRSSAWIKLKCRRRQEFVIGGYTEPSGSRHGFGALLLGVYEPAAGGKRPRGKPPLRYVGRVGTGFDTRLLDRLAATLRQHERGTTPFDPPPRERSRTRVHWVEPTLVAECEFAEWTSDGIVRQAAFIALREDKPARQIVREVPRPTETEATMNETRAAHGASSHAPPTDTAHGRKHGARASASAGDTQRAAAADRVGRVRITHPERVLDPQSGTRKIDLAHYWQWVAPWLLPDLKGRPVSLVRAPGDIAGELFFQKHAERREIPFVTQHEGLDPGHGPLLSIDSVDALLGAAQMGTVELHTWNAHASNIERPDRIVFDLDPDPALPWRAMIDAAQLVRGLLDELGLASFCKTSGGKGLHVVVPLTRHAGWDDVKDFSRAVAQHVAGALPDRFTATMGPRHRRGKIFVDYLRNGRGASTIAAYSVRARPGMGVSVPLDWDEVPDTTGGAQWTIDTLRERLDALKRDPWEGYAHARQRITASMRARLGAET, via the coding sequence ATGGCCGGCAAGCTCGAACCCTATCGCAGCAAGCGCCGCTTCGATGCGACGCCGGAACCCGAGGGAGCGCACGGGCGGCGGCGAGCGCACGCGGATGCTGACGCTCAGAAGGCGCAAAAGGCGCATCATGCGCGACCCGCCGCGCGCAGCGCCCGGCCGCTGCGCTTCGTGATCCAGGAACATCACGCACGGCGGCTGCACTACGATTTCCGTCTCGAACTCGACGGCACGCTCAAGTCATGGGCGGTGCCGAAAGGGCCGAGCATCGACCCGTCGGTGAAGCGGCTGGCCGTGCACGTCGAGGATCATCCGCTCGAATATGCGTCGTTCGAAGGCGAGATCCCGGCCGGCCACTACGGCGCGGGCTCGGTCACCGTGTGGGACGAGGGCACCTGGACGCCCGACGGCGGCATTGCCCGGGCGCGCGACGGCTACCGCGCGGGCAAGCTGACGTTCCGGCTCGACGGCACGAAGCTGCACGGCGGCTGGGCGCTGGTGCGCAGCGGGCGGCAGCAGGGGCGCCAGGAGCAATGGCTGCTGATCAAGGAACGCGACGACGACGCGCGCGATGCGGCCAGCTTCGATGTCGTCGCGCAGCAGCCGGGCAGCGTGCATGTCGGCCGGACAAAGGCGGCGCGCAAGGCGCCTGCCCGCCCGCCGCATGACGGCGGGGCGCGCACGACGGCGATCGATCCGTCGCAGGTGGAAGGCGCGGTGCGCGCGGCATTGCCCGAGCGCGTGACGCCGCAACTCGCGACGCTTGTCGATGCCCCACCTGCTCACCATGATTGGCGCTACGAAGTGAAATTCGACGGATACCGGATCCTGGCCCGGATCGCGGGCGGCGGTGCGCGCCGGCACGTCACGCTGATGACGCGCGAAGGTCGCGACTGGACCGCGAAGCTGCGCATGCAGCGCGACGCGCTCGCGGCGCTCGAGGTCGGCAACGCGTGGCTCGACGGCGAGGCCGTCGTCCTGGGCGAGCACGGGCTGCCCGATTTCCAGGCGCTGCAGAACGCGCTCGGCGCGGGCCGTTCGGACGCGGTGACGCTGTTCGTGTTCGACCTGCCCTTCGTCGACGGATACGACCTGCGCGATGCGCCGCTCGCCGCGCGGCGCGCGCTGCTCGAACCGTTGCTCGCCGGCAGCGATCCCGCGCGGCTGCGCTACTCGCCCGATCTCGGCGACGACGTCGCGTCGCTGATCGCGAGCGCGTGCGACACGGGGCTCGAAGGATTGATCGGCAAGCGCGCGGATTCACGCTATCGCGGTGGCCGCTCGTCCGCGTGGATCAAGCTGAAATGCCGGCGGCGGCAGGAGTTCGTGATCGGCGGCTATACCGAGCCGTCGGGCAGCCGGCACGGCTTCGGCGCGTTGCTGCTCGGCGTGTACGAACCGGCCGCGGGCGGCAAGCGGCCACGCGGCAAACCGCCGTTGCGCTATGTCGGCCGGGTCGGCACCGGGTTCGATACGCGTCTGCTCGACCGGCTCGCGGCGACGCTGCGCCAGCACGAACGCGGCACGACGCCGTTCGACCCGCCGCCGCGCGAACGGTCCCGCACGCGCGTCCACTGGGTCGAGCCGACGCTCGTCGCCGAATGCGAATTCGCGGAATGGACGAGCGACGGCATCGTGCGGCAGGCGGCGTTCATCGCGCTGCGCGAAGACAAGCCGGCGCGGCAGATCGTCCGCGAAGTGCCGCGGCCAACCGAAACGGAGGCGACGATGAACGAAACCCGCGCGGCGCATGGCGCATCCTCGCATGCCCCGCCTACCGATACGGCGCACGGCCGCAAGCATGGCGCGCGCGCGTCCGCGTCTGCCGGCGACACGCAGCGCGCGGCCGCCGCCGATCGCGTCGGCCGCGTGCGCATCACGCATCCCGAGCGGGTGCTCGATCCGCAAAGCGGCACGCGCAAGATCGACCTCGCGCACTACTGGCAATGGGTCGCGCCGTGGCTGCTGCCGGACCTGAAGGGCCGGCCCGTGTCGCTCGTGCGCGCACCGGGCGACATCGCCGGCGAACTGTTCTTCCAGAAGCATGCCGAGCGCCGCGAGATCCCGTTCGTCACGCAGCACGAAGGGCTCGATCCCGGCCACGGGCCGCTGCTGTCGATCGACAGCGTCGACGCGCTGCTCGGCGCCGCGCAGATGGGCACGGTCGAGCTGCACACGTGGAATGCGCACGCGTCGAACATCGAGCGGCCGGACCGCATCGTGTTCGACCTCGATCCCGATCCGGCGCTGCCGTGGCGCGCGATGATCGACGCCGCGCAGCTCGTGCGCGGGCTGCTCGATGAGCTGGGCCTCGCGTCGTTCTGCAAGACGAGCGGCGGCAAGGGGCTGCACGTCGTCGTGCCGCTCACGCGGCATGCGGGCTGGGACGACGTGAAGGATTTCTCGCGCGCGGTGGCGCAGCACGTCGCGGGCGCGCTGCCCGACCGTTTCACGGCGACGATGGGGCCGCGCCACCGGCGCGGCAAGATCTTCGTCGACTACCTGCGCAACGGCCGCGGCGCGAGCACGATCGCCGCGTATTCGGTGCGCGCGCGGCCCGGCATGGGCGTATCGGTGCCGCTCGACTGGGACGAGGTGCCCGACACGACGGGCGGTGCGCAATGGACGATCGACACGCTGCGTGAACGCCTCGATGCGTTGAAACGCGATCCGTGGGAAGGCTATGCGCACGCGCGGCAGCGCATCACCGCGTCGATGCGTGCGCGGCTGGGCGCTGAAACGTGA
- a CDS encoding DUF3022 domain-containing protein: MQSNSRNRRENDEIDDFDEIDGDATEADDLDTTVHVDVATGRIKFHSTWALTADAPPEYARHAVELALDSDTMERYAALDDGTRMRVHAILHDTVQAMLDRVPDTDESLTLTIEVTDAMLDAASHLQ, translated from the coding sequence ATGCAATCCAATTCCCGGAACCGGCGGGAGAACGACGAGATCGATGACTTCGACGAGATCGACGGCGACGCGACCGAAGCGGACGATCTCGATACGACGGTCCATGTCGACGTGGCCACAGGCAGGATCAAGTTCCACTCGACCTGGGCGCTGACGGCCGATGCGCCGCCCGAATACGCGCGGCATGCGGTCGAACTGGCGCTCGACAGCGACACGATGGAGCGGTATGCGGCGCTCGACGACGGCACGCGGATGCGCGTGCATGCGATTTTGCATGACACGGTGCAGGCGATGCTCGACCGTGTGCCCGATACCGATGAGAGCCTGACGCTCACGATCGAAGTGACCGACGCGATGCTGGACGCGGCGAGTCACCTGCAGTAG
- a CDS encoding type 1 glutamine amidotransferase domain-containing protein, which translates to MSGRLVHCKVAILAVDGFEEAELVEPQRALAAEGAQVDVISEKGGEIQGFRHVDKGARVKVDRTFDEAREGDYDAVVLPGGVVNGDAIRMVPAAREFVTAAVGAGKPVAAICHGGWLLVSSGLVEGRTMTSWPSLQDDIRHAGGKWVDQEVVRDGPFITSRKPDDLPAFNGALIDSLAPRAA; encoded by the coding sequence ATGAGCGGAAGGCTGGTTCATTGCAAGGTGGCGATCCTCGCGGTCGACGGCTTCGAGGAAGCCGAACTCGTCGAACCGCAGCGCGCGCTCGCGGCGGAAGGCGCGCAGGTCGACGTGATTTCGGAGAAGGGTGGCGAGATCCAGGGCTTCAGGCACGTCGACAAAGGCGCGCGCGTGAAGGTCGACCGCACGTTCGACGAGGCGCGCGAGGGCGATTACGACGCGGTCGTGCTGCCCGGCGGCGTCGTGAACGGCGACGCGATCCGGATGGTGCCGGCCGCGCGCGAGTTCGTGACGGCGGCCGTCGGCGCCGGCAAGCCGGTCGCGGCGATCTGCCATGGGGGCTGGCTGCTCGTGTCTTCCGGCCTCGTGGAAGGCCGCACGATGACGAGCTGGCCGAGCCTTCAGGACGATATCCGTCATGCGGGCGGCAAGTGGGTCGACCAGGAGGTCGTCCGTGACGGCCCGTTCATCACGAGCCGCAAGCCGGACGACCTGCCGGCCTTCAACGGCGCGCTGATCGATTCCCTGGCGCCACGGGCGGCGTGA
- a CDS encoding phosphatidylserine decarboxylase family protein has product MPTDLNPPPPERHRLGEWMAREEAHMAAFREKIAAAARAHAGDRLRTPAVQELARLFDDHAVLRMTLVRAIDEAVESGRRLGYTSIDELMTVLDHLMTYTPPFSDASLIVCPINAFLDWPMCMPSGHALFRDAAVNAHLQNVLNVWCGFLGGPHSRAHLDTSAPDGWFCDAARERIGLSQFQYRDDQPHGGFTSWNDFFTRRFRDGARPIAAPDDPHVIVSACEAAPYHVESNVKLRDRFWIKAQPYSLRDIFTPARLSLAERFVGGDLYQAYLSAYNYHRWHAPVRGVVTHAYRVHGTYYSIVEAEGPDPAGLNDSQGYTTAVATRAVVAIACDDPGIGTVAAVFVGMGDVSSCVIDVVPGQRVDKGDEIGYFQFGGSTCCLLFEAGVIDRFVYAPPFDHDAAVVNVNSPVAIAR; this is encoded by the coding sequence ATGCCGACCGACCTCAACCCGCCGCCACCCGAGCGCCATCGGCTCGGCGAATGGATGGCCCGCGAAGAAGCGCACATGGCCGCGTTCCGCGAAAAAATCGCGGCCGCAGCCCGCGCGCATGCCGGCGACCGGCTGCGTACGCCGGCCGTGCAGGAACTCGCGCGGCTGTTCGACGATCATGCAGTGCTGCGCATGACGCTGGTCCGCGCGATCGATGAAGCGGTCGAATCGGGCCGCCGGCTCGGCTATACGTCGATCGACGAGTTGATGACCGTCCTGGATCACCTGATGACCTACACGCCGCCGTTCAGCGACGCGAGCCTGATCGTGTGCCCGATCAATGCCTTTCTCGACTGGCCGATGTGCATGCCGTCGGGCCATGCGCTGTTTCGCGACGCCGCCGTCAACGCGCATCTGCAGAACGTGCTGAACGTATGGTGCGGCTTCCTTGGCGGCCCGCATTCGCGCGCGCATCTCGACACGTCGGCGCCCGACGGCTGGTTCTGCGACGCGGCGCGCGAGCGCATCGGGCTATCGCAGTTCCAGTATCGCGACGACCAGCCGCACGGCGGCTTCACGTCGTGGAACGACTTCTTCACGCGGCGCTTTCGTGACGGCGCGCGCCCGATCGCGGCGCCCGACGATCCGCACGTGATCGTCAGCGCGTGCGAGGCCGCGCCGTACCACGTCGAATCGAACGTGAAGCTGCGCGACCGGTTCTGGATCAAGGCGCAACCGTATTCGCTGCGCGACATCTTCACGCCGGCCCGGCTGTCGCTCGCCGAGCGCTTCGTCGGCGGCGACCTGTACCAGGCCTATCTCAGCGCGTACAACTACCACCGCTGGCACGCGCCGGTGCGCGGGGTCGTCACGCATGCGTACCGGGTTCACGGCACCTACTACTCGATCGTCGAGGCGGAAGGCCCCGACCCGGCCGGGCTGAACGACTCCCAGGGGTACACGACGGCGGTCGCGACGCGCGCCGTGGTCGCGATCGCCTGCGACGATCCCGGCATCGGCACCGTTGCTGCGGTGTTCGTCGGCATGGGCGACGTGTCGTCCTGCGTGATCGACGTCGTGCCGGGCCAGCGCGTCGACAAGGGCGACGAGATCGGTTATTTCCAGTTCGGCGGCTCGACCTGCTGCCTGCTGTTCGAAGCCGGTGTGATCGACCGGTTCGTGTACGCGCCGCCGTTCGACCACGACGCTGCCGTCGTGAACGTCAATTCACCGGTCGCGATCGCACGGTGA
- a CDS encoding endonuclease/exonuclease/phosphatase family protein, producing MALSTHAAPPPQVIAADDAPAAAPGGRDWRIATYNIRGGYGAWPARAADRIAAVIDELDADVIALQEVPLGGTRAPDVLAHLRDATGMHAVAGPTIDTPERRYGNAVLSRCPIRAARTLDLSFHSHEPRGALDADIDCGALTLRVVATHLGLSASERSAQVQRLLAAFDTGAMPVILLGDINEWFVRGRALQALVTRFRRAPAPRTFPTVYPVFSLDRIWIHPGEWLVDVVVHRSARARHASDHYPLVARMRLPGDTKGVATLRTFDSR from the coding sequence ATGGCGCTGAGCACGCATGCGGCGCCGCCGCCGCAAGTCATCGCCGCCGACGACGCACCGGCCGCCGCGCCGGGCGGACGCGACTGGCGGATCGCGACGTACAACATCCGCGGCGGCTACGGCGCGTGGCCGGCGCGCGCGGCCGACCGGATCGCGGCCGTGATCGACGAACTCGACGCGGACGTGATCGCGCTGCAGGAAGTCCCGCTCGGCGGCACGCGCGCGCCCGACGTGCTTGCGCACCTGCGCGACGCGACCGGCATGCATGCGGTGGCCGGCCCGACGATCGACACGCCGGAGCGCCGCTACGGCAACGCGGTGCTGTCGCGCTGCCCGATCCGCGCGGCACGCACGCTCGACCTGTCGTTTCACTCGCACGAACCGCGCGGCGCGCTCGACGCCGACATCGATTGCGGCGCGCTCACGCTGCGCGTGGTCGCGACCCACCTCGGGCTGTCGGCGAGCGAGCGCAGCGCGCAGGTGCAGCGGCTGCTCGCAGCCTTCGACACGGGGGCGATGCCGGTGATCCTGCTCGGCGACATCAACGAATGGTTCGTGCGCGGCCGGGCGCTGCAGGCGCTCGTCACGCGGTTCCGGCGCGCGCCGGCGCCGCGCACGTTCCCGACCGTCTACCCGGTGTTCTCGCTGGACCGGATCTGGATTCATCCGGGCGAATGGCTGGTCGACGTGGTCGTGCACCGCAGCGCCCGCGCGCGGCATGCGTCGGATCACTACCCGCTCGTCGCGCGGATGCGGCTGCCGGGTGACACGAAAGGGGTCGCCACGCTGCGCACGTTCGATTCACGGTGA
- a CDS encoding VTT domain-containing protein, which yields MTVADRTTRADETAVDAPQASDIPRHGLLERGRNCDTIRAADRFTMLVDGDAYFSTLRAALLRARHTVFIVGWDVDSRMRLAPGGPDDTLPDTLAAFLHALAARRHNLRIYVLAWDFAMIYALERDWPPVYRAGWRAHRGIVFRLDGAHPRGASHHQKLVVIDDRLAFVGGLDLTRARWDTPAHAAGDPRRHDEDGTPYAPFHDVQAMFDGDAAAAIGEQARARWRQACGRPIAIRAQRHLERPDDDDPWPPGTRVDVRDVRLGIACTAPRHDGREPVRQVRALVEDTIRAARRHLYVENQYFTAAVVRETLSARLADAHGPDVTVVAPRVQSGWLQEATMGVLRARLHAALVSADHFGRYRLLYPHVDGLGDACVNVHSKLAIADDECLVIGSANLNNRSMLLDTECCVALVAAGDARIRAAIAALRERLLAEHLGTAPAAVADAFARTERPNTALDRLRAKPGRTLRTLDPAVAPQLDALVPVSARLDPEQPIEPDRFVREFVPHDRHRPLTARFLALGMAVLLVAALALAWRFTPLGERVNVASLAHALATLAQRPAAPALLLAGYVVAATFAVPITLLITATGLVFGAWPGVAYAAVGTMAAAAANYGIGRWLGRDAVRRLAGARANRLSEHIGRRGVLAMAVLRLLPIAPFTVVNLVAGASHIGLRDYLVGTAIGMLPGLVLTVTFAHQLTAALSHPRPGAFAWLAAIGLALVGISVLLVRVLRRWR from the coding sequence ATGACCGTGGCGGATCGCACGACACGCGCCGACGAGACGGCCGTCGACGCCCCGCAGGCGAGCGACATCCCGCGGCACGGCCTGCTCGAACGCGGCCGCAACTGCGACACGATCCGCGCCGCGGACCGCTTCACGATGCTCGTCGACGGCGATGCGTACTTCTCGACGCTGCGCGCCGCGCTGCTGCGCGCACGCCATACGGTGTTCATCGTCGGCTGGGACGTCGACAGCCGGATGCGGCTCGCGCCGGGCGGCCCCGACGACACGCTCCCCGACACGCTCGCGGCATTCCTGCACGCGCTGGCCGCCCGGCGGCACAACCTGCGCATCTATGTGCTCGCGTGGGATTTCGCGATGATCTACGCGCTGGAGCGCGACTGGCCGCCCGTGTATCGCGCCGGCTGGCGGGCCCATCGCGGCATCGTGTTCCGGCTCGACGGCGCGCATCCGCGCGGCGCGTCCCATCACCAGAAGCTGGTCGTGATCGACGACCGGCTCGCGTTCGTCGGCGGGCTCGACCTGACACGCGCGCGCTGGGACACACCGGCGCACGCGGCCGGCGACCCGCGCCGCCACGACGAAGACGGCACGCCGTACGCGCCGTTTCACGACGTGCAGGCGATGTTCGACGGCGACGCGGCGGCCGCGATCGGCGAGCAGGCGCGGGCGCGCTGGCGGCAGGCGTGCGGCCGCCCGATCGCGATCCGCGCGCAACGCCACCTCGAGCGGCCGGACGACGACGATCCGTGGCCGCCCGGCACCCGCGTCGACGTGCGCGACGTGCGGCTCGGCATCGCCTGCACGGCGCCGCGCCACGACGGCCGCGAGCCGGTGCGGCAGGTGCGCGCGCTCGTCGAGGACACGATCCGTGCGGCGCGCCGGCACCTGTATGTCGAAAACCAGTATTTCACCGCGGCGGTCGTGCGCGAAACGTTGTCCGCGCGCCTCGCCGACGCGCACGGGCCCGACGTGACCGTCGTCGCGCCGCGCGTGCAGAGCGGCTGGCTGCAGGAAGCGACGATGGGCGTGCTGCGTGCGCGGCTGCACGCGGCGCTCGTGTCGGCGGACCACTTCGGCCGCTACCGCCTGCTGTATCCGCACGTCGACGGGCTCGGCGACGCGTGCGTGAACGTCCACAGCAAGCTCGCGATCGCCGATGACGAATGCCTCGTGATCGGCAGCGCGAACCTCAACAACCGTTCGATGCTGCTCGACACCGAATGCTGCGTCGCGCTCGTCGCGGCCGGCGATGCGCGCATCCGCGCCGCGATCGCCGCGCTGCGCGAGCGGCTGCTGGCCGAACATCTCGGCACGGCGCCCGCGGCCGTGGCCGATGCATTCGCGCGCACCGAGCGACCGAACACCGCGCTCGACCGGTTGCGCGCGAAGCCGGGCCGCACGCTGCGCACGCTCGACCCGGCCGTCGCGCCGCAACTCGATGCGCTCGTGCCGGTCAGCGCGCGGCTCGACCCCGAGCAGCCGATCGAACCCGACCGGTTCGTACGCGAGTTCGTGCCGCACGACCGCCATCGCCCGCTGACCGCGCGGTTTCTCGCGCTCGGCATGGCCGTGCTGCTGGTCGCCGCGCTCGCGCTCGCCTGGCGCTTCACGCCGCTCGGCGAACGGGTGAACGTCGCGTCGCTCGCGCATGCGCTGGCCACGCTCGCGCAACGGCCCGCCGCGCCTGCGCTGCTGCTGGCCGGCTACGTGGTCGCGGCCACCTTCGCGGTGCCGATCACGCTGCTGATCACCGCGACGGGGCTCGTGTTCGGCGCGTGGCCGGGCGTGGCCTACGCGGCCGTCGGCACGATGGCGGCCGCGGCCGCGAATTACGGGATCGGCCGCTGGCTCGGGCGGGATGCCGTGCGCCGGCTCGCCGGCGCACGCGCGAACCGGCTCAGCGAGCACATCGGCCGGCGCGGTGTGCTCGCGATGGCCGTGCTGCGGCTGTTGCCGATCGCGCCGTTTACCGTCGTGAACCTCGTCGCCGGCGCGTCGCATATCGGCCTGCGCGACTACCTGGTCGGCACCGCGATCGGCATGCTGCCCGGCCTCGTGCTGACCGTCACGTTCGCGCACCAGCTCACAGCCGCGCTGAGCCATCCACGGCCCGGCGCGTTCGCGTGGCTCGCGGCGATCGGCCTCGCACTGGTCGGCATCTCGGTGCTGCTCGTCAGGGTGTTGCGACGATGGCGCTGA
- a CDS encoding DUF6566 family protein, translated as MGHQQDAQVRNPYRGHEILVWARRDERGAWRDEVQVYVDGARIELTVPAPAGRAWLTELEALREGIERGRDLIDRRLDGP; from the coding sequence ATGGGGCACCAACAGGACGCGCAGGTTCGCAACCCGTATCGTGGTCACGAGATTCTCGTCTGGGCGCGGCGCGACGAACGCGGCGCATGGCGTGACGAGGTGCAGGTGTATGTCGACGGCGCTCGCATCGAGTTGACCGTGCCGGCGCCGGCCGGCCGCGCGTGGTTGACCGAGCTCGAGGCGCTGCGCGAGGGCATCGAGCGTGGCCGCGACCTGATCGACCGGCGCCTGGACGGCCCGTGA
- a CDS encoding BON domain-containing protein — protein MAPAHRQRKPSRARAESDERSAYPSYRPLRPRLVARPRDVEVRVERGRVCLTGQIEESERQAVVDGVAALHGVHGVEDALGTRSEYKAPTDGHSS, from the coding sequence ATGGCGCCAGCCCACCGTCAACGCAAGCCGTCTCGCGCCAGGGCGGAATCCGATGAGCGATCCGCGTACCCTTCATATCGACCGCTACGACCCCGGCTCGTCGCTCGCCCGCGCGACGTCGAGGTGCGGGTCGAGCGCGGGCGCGTGTGCCTCACCGGCCAGATCGAGGAATCCGAACGGCAGGCGGTCGTCGACGGCGTGGCCGCGCTGCATGGCGTGCACGGCGTGGAGGACGCGCTGGGCACGCGCAGCGAGTACAAGGCGCCGACCGACGGCCATTCGAGCTGA
- a CDS encoding phasin family protein: MNTRELVSSAQRAHFDFAFGLAGALLDEVGKLAELNARFTRSALKDAWVAAESAIDKPQDWTAVPRAFTEPLAEKLQSYHREWLDIVSTGHADVIKVAQAGSDQYVHRIQAFVDDAAKFAPSGSEATVAAWNSAVVAANTLYQTLGSTGQQAVEVARSNFDVAALAASKQAKRAVDQEQQAAKR, from the coding sequence ATGAATACCCGGGAGCTGGTTTCGAGCGCGCAGCGCGCCCATTTCGACTTCGCATTCGGTCTGGCCGGTGCGTTACTCGATGAAGTCGGGAAACTGGCCGAACTCAATGCACGATTTACACGGTCGGCCCTGAAGGACGCGTGGGTGGCCGCGGAAAGCGCGATCGACAAGCCGCAGGACTGGACAGCCGTCCCGCGCGCGTTCACCGAGCCGCTGGCCGAGAAGCTCCAGTCCTACCATCGCGAGTGGCTCGATATCGTGTCGACCGGCCACGCCGACGTGATCAAGGTCGCCCAGGCCGGCAGCGACCAATACGTGCACCGGATCCAGGCGTTCGTCGATGATGCGGCGAAGTTCGCGCCGTCCGGCTCCGAGGCCACCGTCGCGGCCTGGAACTCCGCGGTCGTCGCCGCGAACACGCTGTACCAGACCCTCGGCAGCACCGGGCAGCAAGCCGTCGAAGTCGCGCGCAGCAACTTCGACGTCGCCGCGCTCGCCGCGTCGAAGCAGGCCAAACGGGCGGTCGACCAGGAACAGCAGGCCGCCAAACGATAG